One segment of Terriglobia bacterium DNA contains the following:
- a CDS encoding PP2C family protein-serine/threonine phosphatase, with the protein MLNFAFFRKPPEPELLRPVPTQFPTLSSAQIAVRYHGARIGGDFFDIVCVRNRMIFVVLDIAGKRDFAFHVAATVQIVFRRMAEELFQSEHVNEADALTQLVLAINRAIMEITGTAHMSTGFAGSYREELGTLCYVNAGYTPALVRDSHGISELSASGLPLGLFLHATQDALMTVLEPGAVLLLFSRGLMEARNRRSEFGIERVKKILANGHAHDAEGLCNEVLNSVLAHMHGRPIDNDLTTLALMRFAATAEAHA; encoded by the coding sequence ATGCTGAATTTTGCATTTTTCCGGAAGCCGCCCGAACCCGAGTTACTACGTCCGGTTCCGACCCAGTTTCCGACCCTTTCGTCGGCGCAAATCGCGGTTCGCTATCACGGAGCGCGCATCGGCGGCGACTTCTTCGACATCGTCTGCGTCCGTAACCGCATGATCTTTGTTGTGCTGGACATCGCGGGGAAGCGCGATTTCGCATTTCACGTGGCTGCCACGGTGCAAATCGTTTTTCGTCGAATGGCGGAGGAGCTATTCCAGTCCGAGCATGTCAATGAAGCCGATGCGCTGACTCAGTTGGTACTCGCCATTAATCGGGCGATCATGGAAATCACGGGCACGGCGCACATGTCCACCGGCTTTGCCGGCTCCTATCGCGAAGAACTGGGCACTTTGTGCTACGTAAACGCGGGATACACGCCGGCACTGGTGCGCGATTCGCACGGGATTAGCGAACTCTCGGCCAGCGGGTTGCCGCTGGGACTCTTCCTGCATGCGACACAGGACGCACTGATGACGGTTCTGGAGCCCGGCGCGGTCCTGCTTCTGTTCTCGCGTGGTTTGATGGAAGCTCGCAACCGGCGCTCAGAGTTCGGGATCGAACGGGTAAAAAAGATTCTCGCCAATGGCCACGCCCACGATGCCGAGGGCCTCTGCAATGAGGTTCTGAATTCCGTGCTGGCCCACATGCATGGAAGGCCAATCGATAACGATCTCACCACCCTGGCGCTGATGCGGTTCGCCGCTACCGCCGAAGCTCACGCCTGA
- a CDS encoding peptidase MA family metallohydrolase, producing the protein MRLPVILILLVAAPLVRGDVIVLKNGKRIIVDTAREKNGRVEYEIGDDKYAISQKLVDRIETGIGVPPTSHPETPTFTPSSSLPVTNDLTPKLIHDGKVDPEVLYAIDRTADQQTVAAAYFQAARFEQEHGNPDRAVRYYSMALGYLPKNHTILDHYAALLIQVGRGEDAISMAEKSTRLAPNSADGWTVLGYAYYSADRNRDAIESWKRSLEIRPDATVQKYLEKAQRDQHATADFQQRNSGHFTLRYQGHSIPDSLRDSVLQVLDVNYEDLSSQFGTSPQNITVILYTEQAFQDVTESPSWTTAINDGKIRVPISGLTTATPELARILRHELTHTFINQLSRGRCPQWLHEGIAQLMEPRTAAPYGATLARLFAQDHEVPLNLLEGSFMNLDGKEASVAYIQSLAVAEYLRDTYGMDGIRQILKRIGEGQSTESALQSTVHAGYAKLQQDVGEYLKDRYGT; encoded by the coding sequence GTGCGACTTCCTGTCATCTTAATCCTGCTCGTAGCTGCTCCGCTCGTACGCGGTGATGTCATCGTGTTGAAAAACGGGAAGCGCATTATTGTAGACACCGCCCGCGAGAAAAATGGTCGGGTGGAGTACGAAATAGGCGACGACAAGTACGCTATTTCTCAGAAATTGGTTGATCGAATCGAGACAGGAATTGGGGTTCCGCCAACCAGCCACCCCGAAACGCCCACCTTTACACCGAGTTCGAGCCTACCGGTTACCAATGATCTCACCCCCAAGTTGATCCACGACGGGAAGGTGGACCCCGAGGTTCTATACGCCATTGATCGTACTGCCGACCAGCAAACCGTGGCGGCGGCTTACTTCCAGGCGGCCCGCTTTGAGCAGGAACACGGAAATCCGGACCGTGCGGTACGCTATTACTCGATGGCGCTCGGGTATCTGCCGAAGAACCATACAATTCTGGATCACTATGCCGCCCTGTTGATTCAGGTCGGACGTGGCGAAGATGCGATCTCGATGGCGGAAAAATCAACGCGACTGGCGCCCAATTCCGCCGATGGCTGGACGGTACTCGGATACGCGTATTATTCCGCCGATCGCAATCGCGATGCGATTGAGTCCTGGAAGCGTTCCCTGGAGATTCGTCCTGACGCAACCGTGCAAAAGTATCTCGAGAAGGCGCAGCGCGACCAGCACGCAACCGCCGATTTCCAACAGCGCAATAGCGGTCACTTCACTCTTCGTTACCAGGGGCATTCCATTCCCGACTCCCTGCGCGATTCGGTGCTGCAGGTCCTGGATGTTAATTATGAGGACCTTTCCAGCCAATTCGGGACCAGTCCTCAGAACATAACTGTCATTCTCTATACCGAGCAGGCATTCCAGGATGTCACTGAGTCCCCGAGTTGGACGACCGCGATCAATGATGGAAAGATCCGGGTCCCTATTTCTGGCCTGACGACGGCGACGCCAGAGCTGGCGCGTATTCTCCGCCATGAACTGACACATACCTTCATCAACCAACTCAGTCGAGGGCGCTGTCCTCAGTGGCTCCATGAGGGGATTGCGCAACTGATGGAACCGCGGACTGCAGCCCCGTACGGAGCAACGCTCGCCCGCCTGTTTGCTCAGGATCACGAAGTCCCGTTGAACTTGCTTGAAGGATCCTTCATGAATCTCGATGGAAAAGAAGCTTCGGTTGCCTACATTCAGTCGCTGGCAGTGGCGGAATACCTTCGCGACACCTACGGGATGGACGGGATTCGGCAGATATTGAAAAGAATCGGAGAGGGGCAGAGCACCGAGTCTGCCCTGCAATCCACCGTGCACGCCGGCTATGCCAAGCTGCAGCAGGATGTCGGTGAGTACCTCAAAGACCGATACGGCACATAA
- a CDS encoding M1 family aminopeptidase, with protein MTRGPALLVLVVLVLGFGVLAPAQNPGQIQATPAPQNPSPQALPAPKTVQELYHQLRSVGLNLSAVFKIRDAAIDREDLHLYLNDGMIGFTQDVDGRITGAYFTGEGEILTRPPDISERASLGLFTGLGYLDEHFQAAYLRFNDDTALQLQSHLRDTDAEAKQEFLTTNAPIAPRLAQMDGLRLLSSFTSHYSQDHYLHVRMLAARLGNFDAFYDSMAEEQISIGKFTSKDNVDYYDVWMSFPARSSRGPDPPERIVDPWRSSQSVRVTNFDINAKLIPPERIESDATLSLSAKYGGQRLLFFELSRYLKVHTVTLAGKPLDFLQNESVDGTELAKRGNDLVVVILPQALKNGEQFQLHFVYAGEVMQQAGEGLLYVGARGTWYPSRGIGMAKFELEFRWPTEWTLVATGKRVSLETQGNELVGRWVSEVEMPLAGFNLGQYTRKEFRVGNVQVDAYASRSLESDLTKQAASTAVVKPLPKLGPESPETLIVAPPLSIDPAQSSESMAERCAKAIQAYTQWFGPYPYSTLAVTQFPSRSAQGWPGLIFLSSAAWLTPEEQARLKLDTFGRIVYGDLMPWHETAHMWWGDVVFWKSYRDQWLVEALANYSALMMIEQRDPDAFEIAMNRYRDDLLSRAPNGRQYLEAGPVNLGVRLSSSEFPGGYVAISYGRGTWLIHMLRSMFDDPIAKPHEDLFLKALRQFRERYAFKETTSRDLEKVFEDYMPASLRYDGRRSLDWFFNGWVDGTAIPSLSLKDVKINRRDGKSFAAFTILQQDAPDDLVTSVPIYAVLGNNRRVFAGRVFADGELSKLHLTVPAGTRKLLLDPFNTILRRP; from the coding sequence GTGACGCGTGGGCCAGCACTCTTGGTGCTAGTCGTCCTCGTTCTCGGATTCGGCGTCTTGGCGCCTGCCCAGAATCCCGGCCAGATTCAGGCTACTCCTGCGCCTCAGAATCCTTCGCCTCAAGCTCTGCCCGCGCCAAAGACCGTCCAGGAACTCTACCACCAACTTCGGAGCGTTGGCCTGAACCTCAGCGCGGTGTTCAAGATTCGCGATGCAGCGATCGACCGCGAGGACCTTCACCTTTACCTCAACGATGGCATGATCGGTTTCACGCAAGACGTTGATGGCCGCATCACGGGGGCGTACTTCACCGGCGAAGGAGAGATTCTTACCCGACCGCCCGACATCTCCGAACGTGCCTCCCTGGGGCTCTTTACCGGTCTCGGCTACCTCGACGAGCACTTCCAGGCCGCTTACCTTCGCTTCAACGACGACACCGCTCTGCAGTTGCAATCGCATCTACGGGATACCGATGCCGAAGCCAAGCAGGAGTTCCTTACGACGAATGCGCCGATCGCGCCGCGTCTGGCGCAAATGGATGGATTGCGGTTGCTCAGCAGCTTCACGAGCCATTATTCACAGGACCACTATCTCCATGTGAGAATGCTCGCCGCACGGCTGGGCAATTTCGACGCCTTTTACGATTCGATGGCGGAAGAGCAGATCAGCATTGGAAAGTTCACTTCCAAGGACAACGTTGACTACTACGACGTGTGGATGTCGTTCCCGGCACGATCGTCCCGTGGCCCGGATCCTCCGGAGCGCATCGTCGACCCGTGGCGTTCTTCGCAATCGGTGCGAGTGACGAACTTCGACATTAATGCCAAGCTCATTCCGCCGGAGCGCATTGAAAGCGATGCGACGCTATCGCTCAGCGCAAAATACGGCGGCCAGCGCTTGTTGTTTTTTGAGTTGTCGCGGTATCTGAAAGTGCACACCGTGACGCTCGCCGGTAAGCCGCTCGACTTTCTGCAGAACGAGAGCGTTGACGGAACTGAATTGGCCAAACGTGGCAACGATCTTGTAGTCGTTATCCTTCCGCAAGCTCTGAAGAACGGCGAACAGTTCCAACTCCATTTCGTATACGCCGGCGAAGTCATGCAGCAGGCTGGGGAAGGCTTGCTCTACGTCGGTGCACGCGGCACCTGGTATCCCAGCCGCGGCATCGGGATGGCGAAGTTTGAACTTGAGTTTCGCTGGCCGACGGAGTGGACGCTGGTAGCCACCGGAAAACGCGTCTCGCTTGAAACCCAGGGAAACGAACTGGTGGGCCGGTGGGTGTCGGAAGTCGAAATGCCGCTGGCGGGATTCAACTTGGGCCAGTACACGCGCAAAGAATTCCGGGTCGGCAATGTCCAGGTTGATGCTTATGCCTCGCGTTCACTCGAATCGGACCTCACGAAACAGGCTGCCAGCACAGCCGTGGTGAAGCCTCTGCCAAAGCTCGGCCCAGAATCTCCTGAAACCCTCATCGTCGCTCCGCCACTTTCGATCGATCCTGCGCAGAGCAGTGAATCGATGGCCGAGCGTTGCGCAAAGGCGATTCAAGCCTATACCCAGTGGTTTGGCCCATACCCGTACAGTACCCTTGCGGTGACGCAGTTTCCGTCCCGGTCGGCGCAAGGATGGCCCGGCCTTATCTTCCTCTCCAGCGCCGCATGGCTCACCCCGGAAGAGCAAGCGCGTCTCAAACTCGACACCTTCGGGCGAATCGTCTATGGCGATCTCATGCCCTGGCACGAAACCGCGCACATGTGGTGGGGCGATGTCGTCTTTTGGAAAAGCTATCGCGATCAGTGGCTCGTCGAAGCACTCGCGAACTATAGTGCGCTCATGATGATTGAGCAACGCGATCCCGACGCTTTCGAAATAGCCATGAACCGCTATCGCGACGACCTTTTAAGCCGGGCACCCAACGGCCGCCAATATCTCGAAGCTGGTCCGGTAAACCTTGGGGTTCGGCTCTCTTCATCCGAATTCCCCGGCGGCTATGTTGCTATCAGCTACGGACGCGGCACATGGTTGATCCACATGCTGCGAAGCATGTTTGACGACCCGATCGCGAAGCCGCACGAAGATCTGTTCCTGAAAGCGCTGCGTCAGTTCCGCGAACGTTATGCGTTCAAGGAGACGACAAGCAGGGACCTCGAAAAGGTCTTTGAGGATTACATGCCTGCCTCGCTGCGCTACGATGGTCGCCGTTCACTCGACTGGTTCTTCAATGGCTGGGTGGATGGTACAGCCATACCGAGTCTCTCGCTGAAAGACGTTAAGATCAATCGTCGCGATGGCAAGTCATTTGCCGCGTTTACGATCCTGCAACAGGATGCACCGGATGATCTGGTGACATCAGTTCCGATTTACGCTGTTCTCGGCAATAACCGCCGGGTTTTCGCAGGTCGCGTGTTCGCCGACGGGGAACTTAGCAAGCTTCACCTCACGGTTCCCGCTGGAACCCGCAAACTTCTACTCGATCCGTTCAATACAATCCTGCGGCGACCGTGA
- a CDS encoding UpxY family transcription antiterminator: MGTQQWFAAYTYARHEKKVAEYLCWSGIESFLPVYKDASLWKNGLRVLIERPLFPSYVFVHIEATDSLKILRTPSVASLVTVAGVPASLPNSEIESLKAGVSQLNLEPHPYLRKGDPVRVKTGPFAGQEGILVLHKNRWRVVICIELLMQAISVEIDTSAIERLPASYFRCA, translated from the coding sequence ATGGGCACTCAGCAGTGGTTCGCAGCATACACTTATGCGAGGCATGAAAAAAAGGTCGCGGAATATCTCTGCTGGTCTGGCATCGAGTCCTTTCTGCCTGTCTACAAGGACGCCAGTTTGTGGAAGAACGGCCTGCGCGTGCTGATCGAGCGGCCTCTCTTCCCCAGCTACGTTTTCGTTCATATTGAAGCTACAGATAGCCTGAAAATTCTCCGTACGCCCAGCGTCGCCAGCCTGGTCACGGTCGCCGGCGTACCCGCTTCATTACCAAATAGCGAAATCGAATCCCTTAAAGCCGGCGTATCCCAACTCAATCTTGAGCCTCATCCTTACCTCCGAAAGGGCGATCCCGTCCGTGTCAAGACCGGACCATTCGCTGGACAGGAAGGGATCCTGGTACTGCATAAGAACCGCTGGCGGGTTGTAATCTGCATCGAGTTGTTGATGCAGGCCATCTCGGTGGAAATTGATACGAGCGCAATTGAGCGCCTGCCTGCCAGCTATTTCCGTTGTGCTTAG